Part of the Novosphingobium sp. ZN18A2 genome, AAACAGCGCGTCCAGCGTGCCGAACTGTTCCGCGATCACCAGCGGGTTGTGGTTGGGCAGCATGATCCCGCCCGCGCCGATGCGGATGGTGGAGGTCGCATGGCCGATATGCGCCAGCGTTACCGCGGTGGCCGCGCTGGCGATCCCGGCCATGCCGTGATGTTCCGCCACCCAGAAACGGTGATAGCCCGCGGCCTCTGCCGTCCGGGCCAGTTGCGCCGCGTTGTCCAGCGCCGCGCCGATGGTGCCGCCTTCGACGACGGGGACGAGATCGAGAACTGCCAGCTTCACTTGGGCGCCTTCTCCTGTGACGTGTCCGTTTGCTTCGGGCCGTCCGCCTGTTTCGGCGGCGCGGTATCGGCCGCCAGCTGGTCAAGATAGCCCTGCGCGGTCTTTGCCTCGGCGCTTCCGGGTGCAACCTTCAGCACCGATTGCCAGCTTGACCGTGCCGCCTCGTCATGCCCGGAAAGGACGGCGATCACCCCCGCTTCCAGTCCGATCCGCGGATCGCGCGGGTTCAGCACGTTTGCCTTCTGGATATAGCCTTGCGCTTCGGCCAGCTTGTCTTCCCGCCGCGCCAGCGTGGCGGAAAGCAGCCAGACCTCTGCATTCATCGGCGCCAGCAACCGCGCCTGTGCCAGCGCGCCCGACGCTTCCGGCCCGCGGTTGAGCGCAACCAGCGCGCGGGCGCGATCGGCCTGGATGCCGCCGATAACCTGCTTGTCGGGATAATCCACCACGGCCACAGCCTTGTCGAACCAGCCCAGCGCCTGCTGCGCCTGCCCGGCGGCCAGTGCGGCATTGCCGGCCATCGCCATAAGCGGCACGGCGGACACCGCCTGCTCTGCCGGGATGCCTTTCACGGCGGATGCGAACGCCTTCTGCGCATCGGTGAAGTTGCCAAGCGCGGTCAGCGCCATGCCCAGGCACTGGTTCGCGCGCACTTGCGCCATCGGCCCGCCGCCTTCGGCCAGCCAAGAATGCGCTTCGGCCAGCCCCAGGGCGGGATCGCGCCGCGTCTTGGCAAGGCACAGTGTCAGGCGGTCCATGTCGGGGGAGGAACGCCGCGCCTCGGGCGGCGGGGCAGACTTCACCACGGTGCTGCGGCGGGGAATGGGCAAGGGCGCAAGGTCGACCGGCGCCGCGCTGCCCATCGACGGCTGGGCGCCGATCTGGGCAAGCAGGACAAGGGGAAGAAGCATGGACATCAGGCGGGCTTTCCGTGGGCCTGCCTGCCGGGCAGCGCGTCGATCGTGCGCAGCAGCACGGCGATATCGCCGTCGCGCGACAGGCGGTGATCGCCGTCCTTGATAAGGTGCACCTGCACATCGGCTGAACGCAGCGCCTCCGCCGTCTTCAGCGAAAGCGCCCAGGGCACGTCGGAATCGGCCTGCCCGTGGACAAGGCGCACCGGCCCGTCGAACGCGATCCCGCCGTCCAGCAGGCGCTGCGCCTGCCCGTCCGCCCAGAAGCGGGCGTGCATCGGCGTGGGTTCGGGGCCATAGGGATTTTCGTCGAACACGGTTTCGCCCGCGGCCAGCTTCGCCTTGTCCGCCGCGCTTCGCCCCCAGTCGGTGAAGTCCGGCGCGGCGGCGATGCCGACAAGCGCGCAAACGCGGTCCGGCATGGCGAGCGCGCCCAGCAGCATCAGCCAGCCACCCATCGACGATCCGATCAGCACCACGCGGTCCAGCCCCTTCGCGCCGACCAGCGCGGCCAGTTCCTCGCGCCAGCGCGAAAGCGTGCCGTCGGCAAAATCGCCGGGGCTCTGTCCGCAGCCAGAATAGTCGAACAGCAGGCAGGCGCGGCCCTTCGCGCGCGCCCATTCGAACACGGCCGTGGCCTTGCCGCCTTCCATGTCCGACATATAACCGGGCAGGAAAACCAGCGCCGGTCCCTCTCCGGGCGTGAAGCGATGGGCGATCCGGCGCCCGTCTGGCATCTGGTGGAAGGCGATGTCGGTCATGGTTACCGTCATGCCCCGGCGCGGCGGGGGCAGGCAAGCATCGTGTGGCCTTGCCCGACAGAAAGCGACGGCTTAGCTTCTGCACAATTCTTCAAGGGGGACAGGCACATGCGACTGGCGAACGGCGTGGCTTTGGTATCGATTCTAGGCGCGGTTTTCGCGGCACAACCCATAGCGGCCCAGACAATGAGCGCGCAAGAGGTGACAACCGCCAAAGCCGGGATAAGCCGCTCGCTCGACGCCAGCTACCCGCACCTGTTCGACCTTTACCGCGACATCCATTCGCACCCCGAACTGGGCTTTCAGGAAACCCGCACCGCCGCCCTGCTCGCCGGCGAAATGCGCAAGCTGGGCTTCACCGTAACCGAACATGTCGGCGGCACCGGGATCGTGGCGATGTATCGCAACGGCGAAGGGCCGACCGTTATGGTGCGCACAGAGCTTGACGCGCTGCCGATGCAGGAAAAGACCGGGCTGCCATACGCCTCTACCGTGCAGACCGAATGGAACGGCCGCCAGACCTATGTCGCGCACAGTTGCGGGCACGATGCACACATGGCGATCTGGGTGGGCACCGCAACCGCGCTGCTGGCGATGAAAGACCGCTGGCACGGCACGCTGATGTTCATCGCGCAGCCCGCCGAAGAGGAAGTGGGCGGCGCCGAAGCGATGCTGAAAGACGGGCTCTACACCCGCTTCGCCAGGCCGGACTATGCCTTCGCGCTGCACACCAGCCCCTATGCCTATGGCACGGTGCACGTCCATCCCGGCGCGGCAACCGCCAACGCGGACGACATAGCCATAACCTTCAAGGGGCGCGGCGGCCACGGGTCGGGCCCCAGCAAGACGATCGATCCGGTGCTGATGGCGGCGCGCTTCGTGGTTGACGTGCAATCGCTGGTCAGCCGCGAAAAAGACCCGCAGAAGCCCGGCGTCGTCACCATCGGCGCGATCCAGGCGGGCAGCGCGGGCAACATCATCCCCGACGAGGCGACCGTGCGCGGCACGATCCGCAACTACGATGCGCAGACCCGCGCGCTGCTGAAGGCAGGCGTAGCGCGCGTCGCCAAGGCCGAGGCGGAGATGGCCGGCGCGCCGCCGCCCGATATCTCCATCGGCAGCGAAAGCGCGCTGGCGGTCATCAACGATCCGGCGCTGACCGCGCGCATCGGCGCGGTGTTCCGGTCCGCGTTCGGCGACAAGGCGGTGGAAGACCCGCTGCCGATCACCGCCAGCGAGGACTTTTCGCAATTCGTCGATGCGGGCGTATCGAAATCGCTCGACTTCTGGATCGGCGTCTATCCGCCCGACAAGGTCGCCGCCGCGCAAAACGGCGGTGCGCCGCTGGCGGCCAACCATTCGCCCTATTACGCCCCCGTGCCGGAGCCCACGATCCGAACCGGCGTGGAAGCGATGGCGCTGGCAGTGCTGGATGTGGCGGAAACAAGCTGATCGACGCTCAGCCCGGCTGAAAAATCTGCTCTATCGGCAGGCCGAACACGTCGGCGATGCGAAAGGCGAGCGGGAGCGAGGGATCGTATTTCCCCGTCTCTATCGCGTTGACCGACTGGCGGCTGACCTCCAGCCGCGCGGCCAGATCGGCCTGGCTCCAGTCCCGCTCGGCGCGCAGCACTTTCAGCCGGTTCTTCACGCGCACCCCGCATCGCCAAGCGTCAGCTTGTTCCAGACCGCACCCAGTGCGATGCCCCCGCTCCAGATCGGGAACATCCACACGACCGGCAGCGGCGCCACGTCGGTAAACATCTCCAGCATGCCCCATATGGCCGCGATCGAAAGCGCCACGCCCGTGCCGAAGATCATCTTGCGCACTTCGAGCATGCGCAGATACTCGTCCTTCAGTTCCAGCAGCAGGCGGCCCATCGCGCCGATCATGCCCACCACGGCAATGCCCGGCAGGACCGCGACGGCCACCGACAATGCCGAGACGGGCGCCTTGTCCTTCAACGTGACCGCCGCAAGCATGGTCGCCCCCAGATAGAGCGCGGCGGAAATGCCCATGCGGACCAGATAGCGCCGGTAGGCGGGGCTGCGCGGCATCTTCACCGGGCACCGCCCTGGCACGATTCGCCCTTGCGCCGCCGCTGCCCGATAGCGCCCAACCGGATCGCCGCGATCACGGCAAGTCCCAGGACAAGCGACTGCGCGCTGCCCCTGCCGATCACGCCCATGCGCGACGCGAGGGCAACCAGAAGAATCGCGGCCGCCCAGAGCAGCCCGCTGGCAATGGCTTTCATGACAAGTCTCCTTGATTCGATGTAAAGGCACATTGACATTTTCACGCGGCCTGTCAAGCACCGTTTACACCTTGTCGTGTACCCTTGTCGTTTCGAGAGGGTGACAAGCTGTCGCCAAGGCCCTATCTGCAATGGCGATGACGCATTTGCGCGCCTTGATCCCGACTACCACCACCCCGGGCGACCGGGGGCGGAGCGTCGTGCGCGGCTGAAGCGGCCTGCGCATCCCGCCCGTCGCCCGGTGCCGGGCGGATGGCGTCACCTCCCGGACATGCCCCACGAAGCAGCACGCCGCCCCTTCCGGCACGCGCCGGCTTGTGCCAAAGCGCGCCGAAAGCAAGAGAGTGACCGATGTCCGAGATGTTGAAGATCAGCCTGCCCGACGGGTCCGTGCGCGAAATGCCTGCAGGCAGCACCCCGGCGGACGTTGCCGCGGCAATCGGCCCCGGTCTGGCCAAGGCCGCGCTGGCCGCGCGCGTGGATGGCGAGTTGCGCGACCTTGCGCGCCCGTTTGAAGGCGATGCCGAGCTTGCGCTTGTCACCGCGCGTGACGAGGCGGATGCGCTGGAGCTTGCCCGGCACGATTATGCCCACGTTCTGGCCGAAGCGGTGCAGGCGCTGTGGCCCGGCACGCAGATCACCTTTGGCCCGGCGACCGACGACGGGTTCTATTACGACGTGCTGGCCCCCGCCAGCCGCGAACCGTTCAGCATGGACGACCTGCCCGCCATCGAAGAGAAGATGCGCGAGATCATCAAGGCCGACAAACCGCTGCGCCGCGAAGTGTGGAGCCGCGAAGACCTGATCGCGCGCTGGGCGGGGCAGGGCGAAAGCTTCAAGGCCGAATGGGCCGCCGAACTGCCCGAGGGCGAAGACCTGACGGTTTACTGGTCGGGAACCGACTGGCTGGATATGTGCCGGGGGCCGCACCTGCCCAGCACGGGCAAGCTGGACCCGCAGGCGTTCAAGCTGCTGCGCGTGGCGGGCGCATACTGGCGCGGCGACCAGAAGAACGCACAGCTTACGCGCATCTACGGCACCGGCTGGCTCAACAAGAAGCAGCTCGACGCGCATCTGCACCGGCTGGAGGAGGCCGCCAAGCGCGACCACCGCAAGCTGGGCGCTGAGATGGACCTGTTCCATCTTCAGCAGGAAGCGCACGGCAGCGTGTTCTGGCACCCCAAGGGCTATATGATCTGGCGCGAGCTGGAAGCCTATATGCGCCGCGCGATAGACGGCGCGGGCTATCGCGAGGTGAAGACCCCGCAGGTTATGGACGCGCGCCAGTGGGAGCAGTCCGGCCACTGGGGCAAATATCGCGAGAACATGTTCGTCATCCCCGACGAAGTGCCCAACGTGGAAGACGAAGGCCCGCTGGTTTCCGACGATGCGGACTGGATGGCGCTGAAGCCGATGAACTGCCCGGCGCACGTCCTCATTTTCCGGCAGGGCATCAAGTCCTATCGCGAACTGCCGCTGCGGCTTTACGAAAACGGCTGCTGCCACCGCAACGAACCGCATGGAGCGCTGCACGGGCTGATGCGCGTGCGCCAGTTCACGCAGGACGACGCGCACATCTTCTGCCGCGAAGATCAGATCGTGGACGAGGTGCAGGCGTTCTGCGAACTGGCCGACCGCATCTATCGCGATTTCGGCTTCACTTACTCCATCAAGCTGGCGCTGCGCCCCGAAAAGCGTTTCGGCAGCGACGAGATGTGGGACAAGGCCGAACAGGAACTGCGCGATGCGGTGGTGCGCGCCGGGCTGGCAAGCGAGGAATACGGCTGGGAGGAACTGCCCGGCGAAGGCGCGTTCTATGCACCCAAGCTGGAATGGCACCTGACAGACGCGATTGGCCGCACCTGGCAGGTGGGCACGATCCAGTCCGACCGCGTTCTGCCCGAACGGCTGGACGCGACATATATTGCCGAGGACGGCGAACGCCACCGCCCGGTGATGCTCCACCGCGCGATCTTCGGATCATACGAACGCTTCATCGGCATCCTTGTCGAACACTTCGCGGGCAAGCTGCCGGTGTGGCTTGCCCCGGTGCAGGCGGTGGTGGCCACCATCGTCAACGATGCGGACGGCTATGCCGCCGAGGTCGAGGCGAAGCTGAAAGCAGCGGGCATTCGGGTAGAGAGCGACCTTCGCAACGAGAAGATCAATTACAAGGTGCGCGAACATTCGCTGAAGAAGGTTCCGCACCTGCTGGTGGTCGGCAAGCGCGAGGCCGAGGAAGGCACCGTCGCGATCCGCACGCTGGGCGAAAAAGAGCAGAAGGTCGTGCCGTTTGACGAAGCCATCGCCATGCTGAAGGCCGCGGCCACCCCGCCCGACCTCAAGCCGGCTTGAGGTTGCGCGGGCGGTGTCGGTCTTCGTCGTCGCGGTGCTGATGGCGGGCCTCGGGTATTACTGGGGGCTGCAACATCGCGAACCCGGCGCCGCCCGGCCCGGCCCGATGGGCCTGGTGTTGCCGCTGGCGATCTATGTTGCGGTGGTTGCCTTGCTGTTCGTGCCCGTTGCCGGGACCGAATGCGCACGGCCCGGCACATACACGTTCAACGTCTGCGAAATGGTCAAGCGCGCGCACGTGGCGATCTACATGATCGTCGCGGCGGGCGGGCTGACCGGCGCGGCGGGCGCTTATTTCGGCGGATACCGGCGCGCGCGGTGGTGGCTTCTGGCAATATGGCCGCTTCCCGCGGTGCTCGGCTGGCTGCTCACCTGAACGGGACGGCGCCGTGACCCTCGACCAGATCCCGCTGCTGACGCTTGCCCTGGCGATGTGCGCCGCGCTGGTCGCGGCGTTCGTGCGCGGGCTGGCGGGGTTCGGCATGGCCATCCTGCTGGTGCCGCTGCTCGGACTGATCGTATCCCCGACCGAGGCGGTGGTGATTTCGAACATGCTGGGCCTGCTGATCGGCATCGCCAGCGTGAAGGACATCCGCCGCGCGGGAGAGTTTTCCAGCGCCGTGCCCATCGGTCTGCTGGCGATGGTGCTGACGCCCGCCGGGCTGCTGCTGCTGGCGGCCACGCCGCCCGGCATCGCGCGCGTGCTGATCGCGCTGGTGGCGATCGGCGCCTTCGGCATTGTCCTGTTACCGATGAAGCAGGACCACGTTCCGGGGACAATCGAAACGGGCCTTACCGGCGCGGCCGCCGGGCTGCTTACCGGCTTTGCGGGAATGCCCGGCCCACCGGTCGTGCCCTATTACATGCGCCGGCCGATCGACCGCGCGGTGGCGCGCGCATCGATGATGAGCGTGTTTCTGATGACATCGGTCGCCAGCACCGCCGCCGCGCTGCTGCTGCGCCTTGGCGGCAGGCGCGAAGCCCTGATCGCGCTGGCGCTGTTTCCCGCCGTGCTGCTGGGCAATTGGCTGGGCGGAAAGGCATTCGGGCGCGTCAGCAATGCCGCATGGCGGGGATTCGTGGGCGTCATGCTTGCGCTCGCCGGGCTGATGGCGCTTTCCCGAATGCTGCTGCAATAAGGCATTTCCAGAATAAGCGGATTCCGGATTTTCGGTACAACATTGCTTGCAAAACAAGCAGATACGACATCGTCTCTGATTCGATCTGTAATACCAACCTGCACTCAGGCCGGGGCTTCGGCCTCTTTCCCGCTTGCCGCCGGCTTGTATTTCGCACCGTCGCTGGTGAATTCTGCGTGGCCCAGCGTGCCGAGATAACGCTGCAACCTGCCGGTCAGCCGCATCGCCGCGATCTCACGCAGGACGGGCACCTTGCCCGCCGCTTCATAGGCGCGCATCCGGCCAACCACGTGCAGACCCACCGCGGCGGCGCGGGCACGGTCAATCCCCGAAATCCGCACGCCGAAATCGCGCGCGCGACGTTCGTCCCCGCCGCAGAAGTTCTGCAGGAAATAGACTTTCGAAAAGCTCTTTTCGAAGCGTTCGCGCATCGCGCCCTTCGGCGTGGAGGTATCGCCCAACTGCGCCTCCATCGTCGCGCGCAGCAGCGCGCCGCAGGTCGCATCGTCAAACCCGCTGCGCAGCGTCACCATGCGCGCGTTCCATGCATCGACGATCTCTGCCGGGGTATCGGCCAGCAGGTCCTGCGGCAGGCCCAGCAGGAAGCAGCGATAGCGTGACAGTTCGATCTGCGCGCGTTCGTCCGCCGTAAACCCGCGCTTTTCGCGCAGCGCCTTGCTGGAGATGAAAAAGTCACTGATAAGGCCGGCGGGCATCTGGTCGACTTGCGGGATCGGGATACCGAACACCCTCTGGTCCCACCGCCCTTTCGACAGCACGTTGAAGCGCACCATCGAATGCATCAGCCGCACCATCGCCGCCGCCTTGAAGCCGGGGCCGAACCGCCTCAGCGCGCCGGGCAGTGTGGATGTGCCGAAGAATGTGGCGGTTTCCTTGATCCGGCGCGCGGCCGTCTTGTTGGAAAGCGTGCCGGTCAACGCCATCGGCAGCGCCGCGTACTTGTTCATGAAGGTGGCGATGAATCCGCCCCGGATCGCCCAGGGCGCGAAGTTCGCCATCGCGTTGCGCTGAAGCCGCGCGCCCTTTTCCACCAGCTTCATGTCCACCCATGCGGGCGTGTCTTCCATAGCGGCGATGAAGCGCGAAAGTTCCGGCGGCGCATCGGGCACCGCGTCCACACCCTTGTCGCAGGCGGCCACCAGCATTTCGACCAGCGGGCGGAACCCGTATTGCGGCATCAGCGCGGCGTAGGGATCGGCCACCGTGTCGCCCAGCATGGTATAGGCTTCCATGCGGCCGATCAGGTCGCGGTCTGCCAGCAGGCGCTCTGCCATGCCGGGTGAAACATTGCGCAAATCGGAAAGTTCGGGCTGGCCGTCCAGCAGTCGTTCCGGTCGCAGGCCGAAATCGATGCCCCCGTACATCGCGGGATTATCGCTCTTCTGGCTCTCGATCTTCTGCCGCAGGTCTTCGCCGGTCAGCGCCATGATCCTCTCCGCGCATTTAACCGCGCGATTGAATACCATCGCAGGCGCCGTGGCAAGGCGCAGCGCATCAGACGGTGAAGCTCTCCCCGCAGCCGCACGATCCGGTGGCATTCGGGTTGTTGAACACGAAGCCGGCGGTGAAATCGTCCTCGCGCCAGTCCATCGTCGACCCGATCAGGTAGAGCACGCTCGCTCCGTCGATGAAGAAGGTGCCGCCGCTGGTTTCGATGCGTTCGTCCATCGGATCGGCCTCTGTGACGAAGTCGACCGAGTAGGCGAGGCCCGAACAGCCGCGTCGCGGGGTGGAAAGTTTCACGCCGATTGCATCGTCCGGCGCCTTTTCCATCAACGCGCCGATCCGCGCTTCGGCGGCGGGCGTCAGCGTAACGGCGGCTGGGCGCGGGCGTATCCTGGTTTCGGTCGTCATCTCATATCTCTCCCCCCTCCCACCAACGGGAAGGGATCAAATTACAGCATACCCAGTTCCAACCGGGCCTCGTCGCTCATCTTCGCGGGGTCCCACGGCGGGTCCCACACGATCTCTACCTGCGCGTCGCGAACGCCGGGCACCGCGCCGATGCGCAGTTCCACTTCGCCCGGCATCGATTCGGCCACCGGGCAGTGCGGCGTCGTCAGCGTCATGGTGACGGCAACGTCGCCTTCGTTCGTTACGTCCACGCCATATATAAGGCCCAGGTCGTAGATATTCACGGGTATCTCGGGATCGTAGATGTCCTTGAGCGCGGTAATCACCGCCTCATAGGTGTCGCCGCCCGGCTGGTTGGGATCGGCCCCCACGGGCTTTTCCGACAGGAACCCGTCAAGATAGTCGCGCTTGCGCTCCAGCTTTTCGGCAGGCGATTCGGTCGCGTCTTCAACCTTCGCGCGCGGTGCGGTTTCCACCTTGTCCACTTCCTCGACGGCAAATTTGGGATCGTCGCTCATCCGAATATCCTCCTCGTGCGATCGATGCCTCGGATGAGAGCCTCGATGTCGCTTTCGTCCGAATAGATGCCGAAACTGGCGCGCGCGGTGGCCGGGACGCCAAGGTGGTCCATCAGCGGCTGCGCGCAGTGGTGCCCCGCGCGGATCGCCACGCCTTCCTCGTCCAGGATCGTGCCAAGGTCGTGCGGATGCACGCTGTCCAGCGCAAAGCTGACGATGCCCGCGGCCTCGTCCGGCCCGAACAGCGTAACCGCGTTGGTCGCGCGCAGCGCATCGCGCGCTTTAGCCACCAACGCGCGTTCGTGCGCGTCGATGGCTTCCAGCCCGATGTCCGACACGAAATCCACCGCCGCGCCAAAGGCGATCGCCTCCACAATGGCGGGCGTGCCCGCCTCGAAACGCTGCGGGGGCGGCGCATATGTGGTCTTTTCGAAGGTCACGCGGTCGATCATCGCGCCGCCGCCCTGCCACGGCGGCATGGCGGCGAGGATCTCCTCTTTCGCCCAAAGCGCGCCGATGCCGGTCGGCCCGTAAAGCTTGTGCGCCGAAAAGGCATAGAAATCGCAGCCCAACGCCGCCACGTTCACCGGCAGGCGCGGAACGGCCTGGCAGCCGTCGATCAGGATCTTCGCGCCCACGCCGTGCGCAAGGCGCACCGCGCGCTCCACGTCGAGCACAGAGCCGAGCACGTTGGAAACGTGCGCCAGCGCAACCAGCTTGTGCGCCGGGGTAAGCATCGCTTCCGCCGCGTCGAGATCGATCCGCCCGTCCGCCGTCAGCGGGCAGACGTCGATTTCTATGCCGGTGCGATCGCGCAGCATCTGCCACGGAACGATGTTGGCGTGATGTTCAAGCGTTGAAAGCAGCACGCGGTCGCCCGCCTTCAGGTTCGCCGTGCCCCACGTGTTGGCGACAAGGTTGATCGCCTCGGTCGCGCCGCGCGTGAACACCACTTCGCTTTCCGCGCCGCCGATGAAGGCCGCAACCTTCCTGCGCGCCGCCTCGTAAGCCAGCGTCATTTCGGCCGAGCGGGCATAGACCCCGCGATGCACGGTCGCATAGTCGCGCCCCATCGCGGCCGCCGCCGCGTCGATCACCGCTTGTGGCTTCTGGGCGGTGGCGGCGGTGTCTAGGTAGTGCCAGCGGTTGCCATCCGGGGTCAGCAGGCCGGGCCATGTCATGCTGTTTCCGCTCGTGTCGAGCGCAGTCGGGACGCGCTTCTCGACTGCGCTTGACGCGAACCGAGGGGTGGAGGCTTCCGTCATCCCGCATCCCCCAGAGCTTCCAGCGCCTTGTCGAGCAACGCGGCGGCTTCGCCCTCGTCGCTCATCGCCTCGAATGCGTCGGCCACGAAAGCGCGGATCAGCAGCTTGCGCGCCGCTTCGGGCGGAAGCCCGCGCGCCGCCATGTAGAACGCGGCCGCATCGTCCAGCGCGCCGATCGCGGCGCCGTGCGCGCACTTCACGTCGTCGGCGAAGATTTCCAGTTCCGGCTTGGCGTTGGCGGTGGCGCCCGCTTCCAGCAGCATCGCCTTGAAATTCTGCGCCGCGTCGGTTTTCTGCGCATCGGGCGAAACCTCGATGCGGCCGAGGAAGTTGCCGGTGGAGCGCCCCCACTGGACCGAGCGCACGACCTGGTTCGATGTCGCGTCCGGCTCCGCATGGAGCACGCGCGTCACGAATTCCTGCGTTCCGGTGCCGCCCAGCGTCACCCCGCCGAATTCGAAATGCGCACCTTTGGCAAGCCGCACCTCCACTTCCAGCCGCAGGTAATCGGTGCCGGTGTTGATCGCGAAAATCTCTGCCCGCGCGCCTTCGCCCACGGTCAGGTGAACGCGGTGGAGTTCCGGCCCGGTGCCGTCCAGCACCAGCGTCTTCGCGCGCGTCTCGCCCGGCGCGAGCGTTACCTCTTTCCAGACGTCGAACGCTTGCGGAGCGAAGGCCGCCAGCGCATCGCCATCGGCATAACGCCAGTCCTCGTCACGCGTGGTGGGAAGGGTTGCCGCCTCTCTCACGCCACCGCCTCATAGCCTTCGCGCTCAAGCTCGTGCGCCAGTTCGGGGCCGCCGGACTTCACGATGCGGCCATCCGCAAGCACGTGCACGAAATCGGGCTTCACGTAGTCGAGCAGCCGCTGGTAGTGCGTGATCAGCAGCACCGCCTTGTCGGGCTTGCGCATGATCGAATTGATCCCTTCGCCCACCACGCGCAGCGCATCGATGTCGAGGCCGGAGTCGGTCTCGTCCAGAACGGCGAGCTTCGGATCGAGGATGCCCATCTGCACCATCTCGGCGCGCTTCTTCTCGCCGCCCGAAAAGCCCACGTTCACCGGGCGCTTCAGCATGTCCATGTCAAGCTTGAGCAGCCCCGCCTTCTCGCGCGCGAGCTTCAGGAACTCGCCGCCCGAAAGCGCCTCTTCCCCGCGCGTCTTGCGCTGGGCGTTCAGGCTTTCGCGCAGGAACTGCACGAACGAGACGCCGGGGATCTCGACCGGGTACTGGAAGCCCAGGAACAACCCGGCAGCGGCGCGTTCGTGCGGTTCCATCCCGAACAGGTCCGCACCTTCGAACGTGGCCGAACCGCCGGTCACTTCGTAGCCGGGCCGCCCGCCGAGCGTATAGCCCAGCGTGGACTTGCCAGCGCCGTTCGGCCCCATGATCGCGTGGACCTCGCCCGCGTTGATGGTGAGCGAAAGCCCCTTGAGGATCGGCTTGTCGGCAACGTTCGCGGAAAGATTGGTGATTTCTAGCATGTTCAGTCCTGATGCGTGCGGGCCGGGCGGGCGTCGCGCGGGTTGTGCGCGCGGCCACGGGACGGCCTGGTGTTCTGTCGGGCGCGGCGTTCGTGCCAGCGCGCTTCCATCGCGTCGCGGATATGCGCGGCCGCGCCTTCGGGATCGGCGAGCACCTCGGCAGCGGGCAGGCGGAGCACCTGATAGCCCACT contains:
- a CDS encoding cysteine desulfurase; translated protein: MTWPGLLTPDGNRWHYLDTAATAQKPQAVIDAAAAAMGRDYATVHRGVYARSAEMTLAYEAARRKVAAFIGGAESEVVFTRGATEAINLVANTWGTANLKAGDRVLLSTLEHHANIVPWQMLRDRTGIEIDVCPLTADGRIDLDAAEAMLTPAHKLVALAHVSNVLGSVLDVERAVRLAHGVGAKILIDGCQAVPRLPVNVAALGCDFYAFSAHKLYGPTGIGALWAKEEILAAMPPWQGGGAMIDRVTFEKTTYAPPPQRFEAGTPAIVEAIAFGAAVDFVSDIGLEAIDAHERALVAKARDALRATNAVTLFGPDEAAGIVSFALDSVHPHDLGTILDEEGVAIRAGHHCAQPLMDHLGVPATARASFGIYSDESDIEALIRGIDRTRRIFG
- a CDS encoding SufD family Fe-S cluster assembly protein, which produces MREAATLPTTRDEDWRYADGDALAAFAPQAFDVWKEVTLAPGETRAKTLVLDGTGPELHRVHLTVGEGARAEIFAINTGTDYLRLEVEVRLAKGAHFEFGGVTLGGTGTQEFVTRVLHAEPDATSNQVVRSVQWGRSTGNFLGRIEVSPDAQKTDAAQNFKAMLLEAGATANAKPELEIFADDVKCAHGAAIGALDDAAAFYMAARGLPPEAARKLLIRAFVADAFEAMSDEGEAAALLDKALEALGDAG
- the sufC gene encoding Fe-S cluster assembly ATPase SufC, encoding MLEITNLSANVADKPILKGLSLTINAGEVHAIMGPNGAGKSTLGYTLGGRPGYEVTGGSATFEGADLFGMEPHERAAAGLFLGFQYPVEIPGVSFVQFLRESLNAQRKTRGEEALSGGEFLKLAREKAGLLKLDMDMLKRPVNVGFSGGEKKRAEMVQMGILDPKLAVLDETDSGLDIDALRVVGEGINSIMRKPDKAVLLITHYQRLLDYVKPDFVHVLADGRIVKSGGPELAHELEREGYEAVA